The Astyanax mexicanus isolate ESR-SI-001 chromosome 14, AstMex3_surface, whole genome shotgun sequence genome window below encodes:
- the zgc:154055 gene encoding myotubularin-related protein 9 isoform X2: MEFSELIKTANVEDVLLKLPFQPAVSGTLCLTGHHLLFSDRAEQRSGQLLLLLRNIDAVEKSVENLLGYPQPSQAGHSKRTTGSSGTIIIKCKDLRILQLDIPGMEECLNIASSIEALSSLESVAVMYPFFHRPRELSLKDPRGLSSPEQDYTQTERLWDRWRLSKVNSDFSVCPSYPDTLIVPSSIDDDTLIKAARFRQGGRFPVLCYCHHRNSMVIMRSSQPLTGANRKRCREDELLLQAVIDESEMGYVVDTRSAQQAQQARMTGGGFESKSCYQNWKRLHRHMERGKVLQESLIKLVEACGDPSHNMDRWLSKLENSKWLTHVHSALSTAGLVAECVERDSHSVLVHGSEGTDTTLLVTTVAQLILDPASRTFRGFLELLEKEWVQAGHPFQLRCARSAYSHARLRQECPSFLLLLDCVWQLWRQFPLALEFSEALLLRLAQEAYASDYGTFLCNNEQERGSFGVRENTHCLFQFLLNCAEREQYINPLYEPTDLAIWPSVQPQSLQLWTGLFLRWTEHAENMNEAREEIWTIVKEHTERTGPVETTHTPLKHCDTFSAMENLTDELTIL; encoded by the exons ATGGAGTTTTCAGAGCTAATTAAAACCGCTAATGTGGAGGACGTGCTGTTAAAACTGCCCTTCCAGCCCGCGGTCAGCGGGACCCTGTGCCTTACCGGGCACCACCTCCTGTTCTCGGACAGAGCGGAGCAGCGCAGCGggcagctcctgctgctcctcAGGAACATCGATGCGGTGGAGAAGAG TGTTGAGAATCTGCTAGGATACCCGCAGCCCTCCCAGGCTGGCCACAGCAAAAG aaCAACTGGCTCATCAGGTACCATCATCATCAAATGTAAGGACCTGCGCATTCTCCAGCTTGACATTCCTGGAATGGAAGAGTGTCTGAACATTGCCAGCTCTATAGAG GCTCTTTCTTCTCTAGAGAGTGTGGCAGTGATGTACCCATTCTTCCATCGGCCACGTGAGCTCAGTCTGAAGGACCCCCGGGGTCTCTCCTCCCCAGAGCAGGActacacacaaacagagagactG TGGGACAGATGGAGGCTGAGCAAAGTGAACTCAGATTTCTCTGTGTGTCCGTCATATCCGGATACCCTGATAGTACCATCTTCTATAGATGACGACACCCTCATTAAGGCGGCAAGATTCCGGCAGGGGGGAAGATTTCCTGTCCTCTGCTACTGTCATCACAGAAACAGCATG GTGATCATGCGCAGCAGCCAGCCCTTGACCGGGGCCAATAGGAAAAGATGTAGGGAGGACGAGCTCCTCCTCCAAGCTGTGATTGATGAATCAGAGATGGGTTACGTTGTCGACACACGATCTGCCCAGCAAGCTCAGCAGGCCAGGATGACGGGAGGCGGGTTCGAGTCTAAATCCTGCTACCAGAACTGGAAGAGGCTACACAGACACATGGAGAG GGGTAAGGTACTGCAGGAGAGTTTGATCAAGCTGGTGGAAGCGTGTGGTGACCCCTCCCACAATATGGACCGCTGGCTGAGCAAGCTGGAGAACTCCAAGTGGCTGACTCACGTTCACAGCGCTCTGTCCACAGCAGGTCTGGTTGCAGAGTGTGTGGAGAG GGACAGTCACTCTGTGCTGGTGCACGGCTCTGAGGGCACAGACACCACATTGCTGGTGACCACTGTGGCTCAGCTCATACTCGACCCCGCCTCCAGAACATTCAGAGGCTTTCTTGAGCTGCTGGAGAAAGAGTGGGTACAG GCAGGTCACCCCTTCCAGCTGCGCTGTGCCCGCTCAGCATACTCCCACGCCCGCCTGAGACAGGAGTGCCCgtccttcctgctgctgctggactGCGTGTGGCAGCTGTGGAGGCAGTTCCCGCTGGCGCTGGAGTTCAGCGAGGCTCTGCTGCTGAGGCTGGCTCAGGAAGCCTACGCCTCCGACTACGGCACCTTCCTCTGCAACAACGAGCAGGAGCG GGGTTCTTTTGGGGTGAGGGAAAACACCCACTGTTTGTTCCAGTTCCTGTTGAACTGTGCAGAGAGAGAACAGTACATTAACCCACTGTACGAACCCACAGACCTGGCAATCTGGCCTTCAGTGCAGCCCCAGTCCCTTCAGCTCTGGACTG GCCTTTTCCTCAGGTGGACCGAGCATGCTGAGAATATGAACGAGGCTCGAGAAGAAATCTGGACCATTGTTAAAGAGCACACAGAGAGAACTGGGCCTGTGGAGaccacacacactcctcttaaACATTGTGACACCTTCTCTGCCATGGAGAACCTCACGGATGAGTTGACTATACTCTGA
- the zgc:154055 gene encoding myotubularin-related protein 9 isoform X3 gives MEFSELIKTANVEDVLLKLPFQPAVSGTLCLTGHHLLFSDRAEQRSGQLLLLLRNIDAVEKRTTGSSGTIIIKCKDLRILQLDIPGMEECLNIASSIEALSSLESVAVMYPFFHRPRELSLKDPRGLSSPEQDYTQTERLWDRWRLSKVNSDFSVCPSYPDTLIVPSSIDDDTLIKAARFRQGGRFPVLCYCHHRNSMVIMRSSQPLTGANRKRCREDELLLQAVIDESEMGYVVDTRSAQQAQQARMTGGGFESKSCYQNWKRLHRHMERGKVLQESLIKLVEACGDPSHNMDRWLSKLENSKWLTHVHSALSTAGLVAECVERDSHSVLVHGSEGTDTTLLVTTVAQLILDPASRTFRGFLELLEKEWVQAGHPFQLRCARSAYSHARLRQECPSFLLLLDCVWQLWRQFPLALEFSEALLLRLAQEAYASDYGTFLCNNEQERGSFGVRENTHCLFQFLLNCAEREQYINPLYEPTDLAIWPSVQPQSLQLWTGLFLRWTEHAENMNEAREEIWTIVKEHTERTGPVETTHTPLKHCDTFSAMENLTDELTIL, from the exons ATGGAGTTTTCAGAGCTAATTAAAACCGCTAATGTGGAGGACGTGCTGTTAAAACTGCCCTTCCAGCCCGCGGTCAGCGGGACCCTGTGCCTTACCGGGCACCACCTCCTGTTCTCGGACAGAGCGGAGCAGCGCAGCGggcagctcctgctgctcctcAGGAACATCGATGCGGTGGAGAAGAG aaCAACTGGCTCATCAGGTACCATCATCATCAAATGTAAGGACCTGCGCATTCTCCAGCTTGACATTCCTGGAATGGAAGAGTGTCTGAACATTGCCAGCTCTATAGAG GCTCTTTCTTCTCTAGAGAGTGTGGCAGTGATGTACCCATTCTTCCATCGGCCACGTGAGCTCAGTCTGAAGGACCCCCGGGGTCTCTCCTCCCCAGAGCAGGActacacacaaacagagagactG TGGGACAGATGGAGGCTGAGCAAAGTGAACTCAGATTTCTCTGTGTGTCCGTCATATCCGGATACCCTGATAGTACCATCTTCTATAGATGACGACACCCTCATTAAGGCGGCAAGATTCCGGCAGGGGGGAAGATTTCCTGTCCTCTGCTACTGTCATCACAGAAACAGCATG GTGATCATGCGCAGCAGCCAGCCCTTGACCGGGGCCAATAGGAAAAGATGTAGGGAGGACGAGCTCCTCCTCCAAGCTGTGATTGATGAATCAGAGATGGGTTACGTTGTCGACACACGATCTGCCCAGCAAGCTCAGCAGGCCAGGATGACGGGAGGCGGGTTCGAGTCTAAATCCTGCTACCAGAACTGGAAGAGGCTACACAGACACATGGAGAG GGGTAAGGTACTGCAGGAGAGTTTGATCAAGCTGGTGGAAGCGTGTGGTGACCCCTCCCACAATATGGACCGCTGGCTGAGCAAGCTGGAGAACTCCAAGTGGCTGACTCACGTTCACAGCGCTCTGTCCACAGCAGGTCTGGTTGCAGAGTGTGTGGAGAG GGACAGTCACTCTGTGCTGGTGCACGGCTCTGAGGGCACAGACACCACATTGCTGGTGACCACTGTGGCTCAGCTCATACTCGACCCCGCCTCCAGAACATTCAGAGGCTTTCTTGAGCTGCTGGAGAAAGAGTGGGTACAG GCAGGTCACCCCTTCCAGCTGCGCTGTGCCCGCTCAGCATACTCCCACGCCCGCCTGAGACAGGAGTGCCCgtccttcctgctgctgctggactGCGTGTGGCAGCTGTGGAGGCAGTTCCCGCTGGCGCTGGAGTTCAGCGAGGCTCTGCTGCTGAGGCTGGCTCAGGAAGCCTACGCCTCCGACTACGGCACCTTCCTCTGCAACAACGAGCAGGAGCG GGGTTCTTTTGGGGTGAGGGAAAACACCCACTGTTTGTTCCAGTTCCTGTTGAACTGTGCAGAGAGAGAACAGTACATTAACCCACTGTACGAACCCACAGACCTGGCAATCTGGCCTTCAGTGCAGCCCCAGTCCCTTCAGCTCTGGACTG GCCTTTTCCTCAGGTGGACCGAGCATGCTGAGAATATGAACGAGGCTCGAGAAGAAATCTGGACCATTGTTAAAGAGCACACAGAGAGAACTGGGCCTGTGGAGaccacacacactcctcttaaACATTGTGACACCTTCTCTGCCATGGAGAACCTCACGGATGAGTTGACTATACTCTGA
- the zgc:154055 gene encoding myotubularin-related protein 9 isoform X1 encodes MRWRRESSLSSVVLSRPKCPASHTAHHFPLKDKGQNNGFVSLFLLLYGKRKSAGPTGSQLALYVEETRPLMVLISLFFFMLAVCGFPASSYFISVFCLRTTGSSGTIIIKCKDLRILQLDIPGMEECLNIASSIEALSSLESVAVMYPFFHRPRELSLKDPRGLSSPEQDYTQTERLWDRWRLSKVNSDFSVCPSYPDTLIVPSSIDDDTLIKAARFRQGGRFPVLCYCHHRNSMVIMRSSQPLTGANRKRCREDELLLQAVIDESEMGYVVDTRSAQQAQQARMTGGGFESKSCYQNWKRLHRHMERGKVLQESLIKLVEACGDPSHNMDRWLSKLENSKWLTHVHSALSTAGLVAECVERDSHSVLVHGSEGTDTTLLVTTVAQLILDPASRTFRGFLELLEKEWVQAGHPFQLRCARSAYSHARLRQECPSFLLLLDCVWQLWRQFPLALEFSEALLLRLAQEAYASDYGTFLCNNEQERGSFGVRENTHCLFQFLLNCAEREQYINPLYEPTDLAIWPSVQPQSLQLWTGLFLRWTEHAENMNEAREEIWTIVKEHTERTGPVETTHTPLKHCDTFSAMENLTDELTIL; translated from the exons ATGCGGTGGAGAAGAG AGTCGAGTCTGTCGTCTGTTGTTCTGTCTAGGCCTAAATGTCCTGCATCTCATACTGCACATCATTTTCCACTCAAGGATAAAGGCCAAAACAATGGCTTTGTGTCACTCTTCCTGCTTTTATATGGAAAGAGAAAGAGCGCTGGACCAACCGGGTCACAACTTGCCCTGTATGTGGAGGAAACTAGACCCCTGATGGTGCTGATAAGCCTGTTCTTCTTCATGTTGGCTGTCTGTGGCTTTCCTGCTTCCTCATACttcatttcagtgttttgtctgag aaCAACTGGCTCATCAGGTACCATCATCATCAAATGTAAGGACCTGCGCATTCTCCAGCTTGACATTCCTGGAATGGAAGAGTGTCTGAACATTGCCAGCTCTATAGAG GCTCTTTCTTCTCTAGAGAGTGTGGCAGTGATGTACCCATTCTTCCATCGGCCACGTGAGCTCAGTCTGAAGGACCCCCGGGGTCTCTCCTCCCCAGAGCAGGActacacacaaacagagagactG TGGGACAGATGGAGGCTGAGCAAAGTGAACTCAGATTTCTCTGTGTGTCCGTCATATCCGGATACCCTGATAGTACCATCTTCTATAGATGACGACACCCTCATTAAGGCGGCAAGATTCCGGCAGGGGGGAAGATTTCCTGTCCTCTGCTACTGTCATCACAGAAACAGCATG GTGATCATGCGCAGCAGCCAGCCCTTGACCGGGGCCAATAGGAAAAGATGTAGGGAGGACGAGCTCCTCCTCCAAGCTGTGATTGATGAATCAGAGATGGGTTACGTTGTCGACACACGATCTGCCCAGCAAGCTCAGCAGGCCAGGATGACGGGAGGCGGGTTCGAGTCTAAATCCTGCTACCAGAACTGGAAGAGGCTACACAGACACATGGAGAG GGGTAAGGTACTGCAGGAGAGTTTGATCAAGCTGGTGGAAGCGTGTGGTGACCCCTCCCACAATATGGACCGCTGGCTGAGCAAGCTGGAGAACTCCAAGTGGCTGACTCACGTTCACAGCGCTCTGTCCACAGCAGGTCTGGTTGCAGAGTGTGTGGAGAG GGACAGTCACTCTGTGCTGGTGCACGGCTCTGAGGGCACAGACACCACATTGCTGGTGACCACTGTGGCTCAGCTCATACTCGACCCCGCCTCCAGAACATTCAGAGGCTTTCTTGAGCTGCTGGAGAAAGAGTGGGTACAG GCAGGTCACCCCTTCCAGCTGCGCTGTGCCCGCTCAGCATACTCCCACGCCCGCCTGAGACAGGAGTGCCCgtccttcctgctgctgctggactGCGTGTGGCAGCTGTGGAGGCAGTTCCCGCTGGCGCTGGAGTTCAGCGAGGCTCTGCTGCTGAGGCTGGCTCAGGAAGCCTACGCCTCCGACTACGGCACCTTCCTCTGCAACAACGAGCAGGAGCG GGGTTCTTTTGGGGTGAGGGAAAACACCCACTGTTTGTTCCAGTTCCTGTTGAACTGTGCAGAGAGAGAACAGTACATTAACCCACTGTACGAACCCACAGACCTGGCAATCTGGCCTTCAGTGCAGCCCCAGTCCCTTCAGCTCTGGACTG GCCTTTTCCTCAGGTGGACCGAGCATGCTGAGAATATGAACGAGGCTCGAGAAGAAATCTGGACCATTGTTAAAGAGCACACAGAGAGAACTGGGCCTGTGGAGaccacacacactcctcttaaACATTGTGACACCTTCTCTGCCATGGAGAACCTCACGGATGAGTTGACTATACTCTGA